Proteins from one Setaria italica strain Yugu1 chromosome V, Setaria_italica_v2.0, whole genome shotgun sequence genomic window:
- the LOC101755698 gene encoding probable signal peptidase complex subunit 3 codes for MHSWTQRLLAAATTAVVLLAAVCAAASALDAFHVPAVQAQAHVTKINRFHKQINGNNKVTLTFNLSANLESVFTWNTKQVFVFLTAEYENAKNSLNQISLWDYIIPDKEHANLQVVAKSKYPLIDQGSSLRGKKVQFVLHWYVMPNAGAMIQDRMALSEFKLPDAYTS; via the exons ATGCACAGTTGGACGCAGCGCCTGCTGGCCGCGGCAACAACggccgtcgtcctcctcgccgccgtctgcGCAGCCGCCTCCGCGCTCGACGCCTTCCACGTCCCCGCCGTCCAAGCCCAAGCCCAT GTTACAAAGATTAACCGGTTCCACAAACAGATCAATGGAAACAACAAG GTGACACTGACCTTCAATTTATCTGCAAATTTGGAGTCAGTATTCACTTGGAACACAAAACAG GTCTTTGTCTTTCTGACAGCTGAGTATGAAAACGCGAAAAATTCACTGAATCAG ATTTCGTTATGGGACTATATTATACCAGACAAGGAACATGCAAATCTGCAGGTAGTGGCGAAGAGCAAGTATCCTCTGATCGACCAG GGAAGCAGTCTGCGCGGGAAGAAAGTCCAGTTTGTTCTCCACTGGTACGTTATGCCCAATGCCGGCGCCATGATCCAAGATCGGATGGCGCTCTCGGAGTTCAAGCTGCCTGACGCCTATACCTCTTGA
- the LOC101754888 gene encoding Bowman-Birk type wound-induced proteinase inhibitor WIP1 — MKSSTLLVLLCLQAALVMGIFAAVAKENAVGESKAIDINPGQLKCCTNCNFSFSGLYTCDDVKKDCDPVCKKCVAVKTYSGKKFKCTDTFLGMCGPKC; from the exons ATGAAGAGCAGCACGCTCCTGGTGCTCCTGTGCCTCCAGGCCGCTCTGGTCATGGGGATCTTCGCAGCCGTAGCAAAAGAAAATG CCGTGGGAGAGAGCAAGGCCATCGACATCAACCCGGGTCAGCTCAAGTGCTGCACCAACTGCAACTTCTCCTTCTCGGGGCTCTACACCTGCGACGACGTAAAGAAGGACTGCGACCCCGTCTGCAAGAAGTGCGTCGCCGTGAAGACCTACTCCGGCAAGAAGTTCAAGTGCACCGACACCTTCCTCGGCATGTGCGGACCAAAGTGCTAG